Proteins from a genomic interval of Candidatus Cloacimonadota bacterium:
- a CDS encoding fibronectin type III domain-containing protein — MKKTTFVLLILVCLSQVLSAAAVQKTITDSESGLQFNENATADFSVKSINTGFKSRDNRMGILWQTSAPAAIMGQVCVSDVTGNSFAEWHLNDECASLYHDTANPLWVYPVGNLDFGFPVDMTEDGSVLAIGNGSILSVFDPSSAVPTWELTANGMITKMVLNQDGSIVFMGIYDQPHASSEIKAYNINNSTPIWSNSYGGSVGNLVISGDGSTLVFTQYGGGNSAMRVLDSADGSLIFEAPEYNQNPPAISYDASIIVNGDYSGYAQVYEFDEDTGTYEEKWNFNANAGTSTWIGGMSVSADGSTIAIGTLVFLGGGYDGELFVFDTSSPIPLWTYGNAGDYIISIDMSTDGSVIAAAGYGPMDHSTPDFFLFRKQSNIPLFEINTPGSMNSVDMAADGSFCSVGGKAVHARVMGSGGLLYSVDCNLGGGTLTGTVNLENTDDNSDVKVEVAGIEDYFDYTDSTGYFIINNIPENLYTIEFRKVGYEDVDMFPVVINEGGITDVGEVEMTSLGAGPTNLIATQAAGLTVDLFWDEVQGNPTGYNIYRKITESAPFPEEPYATISATQTNFEDTDALPMIDYYYVVTAIYDGGVQSPYSNLVIGWISTGFVVDEISVYEGITPVIDGVISPQEWDDAYRIDCSDFWGTHDNTINPIGSVIGYFKMNADETELYVAYINYNDSLLEDHDEVALYIDDNDDGVYPPAGDDSEGNYWAAYYSSGSVIKYRPIYETGGVGTVIYLDNPQIAVSADEGYLVYEFVIPFGDETWELTPSAENKSSLAIFVLDDNTPDPNGFDGWWPFDNINLFNPADYGTISYGVEVQTPPAPENVNLVENVDETLTISWDMPNINDLDFFNIYRSIDQGNFELYDITVGISFIYSDLVPNTEYQFYITTVNQSGLESDPSEIVEYVMIGIENNEQYVTELFSNFPNPFNPDQNATNISFSLKYNSKVDISIYNIKGQMVRSLTAREYTSGVYNLIWNGINESGQTVKNGIYFYKMKLDEKNFDFGKMLLLR, encoded by the coding sequence ATGAAAAAAACTACGTTTGTTTTATTGATTTTGGTCTGTTTATCGCAGGTTTTATCTGCTGCAGCAGTGCAAAAAACAATCACAGATTCGGAAAGCGGGTTGCAGTTCAATGAAAATGCAACTGCTGACTTTTCGGTAAAATCCATTAACACCGGTTTTAAAAGTAGAGACAATAGGATGGGAATTCTCTGGCAAACTTCTGCTCCAGCTGCAATTATGGGGCAGGTTTGTGTCTCTGATGTAACAGGCAATTCATTTGCAGAATGGCATTTGAACGATGAGTGTGCTTCTTTGTACCACGATACTGCCAATCCTCTTTGGGTATATCCGGTCGGAAATCTTGATTTCGGTTTTCCGGTTGATATGACAGAAGATGGCAGCGTTCTTGCAATCGGAAACGGAAGTATTTTATCCGTTTTTGATCCTTCATCCGCAGTTCCAACCTGGGAACTAACAGCTAATGGGATGATAACAAAAATGGTACTCAACCAAGATGGTTCAATCGTCTTTATGGGAATATATGACCAACCTCACGCAAGTAGCGAAATCAAAGCCTATAATATTAATAATTCCACTCCTATCTGGAGCAATTCTTATGGTGGATCAGTGGGGAATCTTGTAATTAGTGGCGACGGTTCGACCCTTGTGTTTACTCAATATGGTGGTGGAAATAGCGCCATGAGGGTTTTGGATTCTGCAGACGGTTCGTTGATTTTCGAAGCTCCCGAATATAATCAAAATCCCCCGGCGATCTCTTACGATGCTTCTATAATTGTAAACGGAGATTATTCAGGCTATGCCCAAGTTTATGAATTTGATGAGGATACCGGAACTTACGAAGAAAAATGGAATTTTAATGCAAATGCCGGAACCAGCACCTGGATTGGTGGAATGTCTGTTTCTGCTGATGGCAGCACGATCGCCATTGGAACGCTTGTGTTTCTTGGCGGTGGTTATGACGGAGAACTATTTGTTTTTGACACGTCATCTCCCATTCCTCTCTGGACTTATGGAAACGCAGGAGATTATATAATTTCTATTGATATGAGTACGGACGGATCGGTGATTGCTGCAGCCGGTTATGGACCAATGGATCATTCTACACCTGATTTTTTTCTTTTTCGTAAGCAAAGCAATATTCCGCTTTTTGAAATTAATACGCCCGGTTCTATGAATTCTGTAGATATGGCTGCTGACGGCTCTTTTTGCTCTGTGGGCGGAAAAGCCGTGCATGCCAGAGTTATGGGAAGCGGCGGTTTGCTTTATTCTGTAGATTGCAATCTTGGTGGCGGAACTCTTACCGGCACCGTCAACCTAGAAAATACTGATGATAATTCCGATGTGAAGGTGGAAGTTGCCGGCATTGAAGATTATTTTGATTATACGGATTCCACCGGATATTTTATTATCAATAATATCCCCGAAAATCTTTATACTATTGAATTTAGAAAAGTTGGCTACGAAGATGTGGATATGTTTCCAGTTGTCATCAATGAAGGTGGAATTACAGATGTGGGAGAAGTGGAAATGACTTCTCTCGGTGCCGGTCCTACAAATCTTATAGCAACGCAGGCCGCCGGATTAACTGTTGACTTATTTTGGGATGAGGTGCAAGGGAATCCAACCGGATATAATATTTACAGAAAAATCACAGAATCCGCACCTTTTCCTGAAGAACCGTATGCTACGATTTCTGCTACGCAAACAAACTTTGAGGATACCGATGCTCTTCCGATGATTGATTATTATTACGTTGTTACAGCTATCTATGATGGTGGAGTTCAATCTCCGTATTCAAATCTTGTGATAGGCTGGATAAGCACCGGTTTTGTTGTGGATGAAATTAGTGTTTATGAAGGAATCACACCTGTAATTGATGGGGTGATCTCTCCCCAAGAATGGGACGATGCTTATCGAATAGATTGCTCGGATTTCTGGGGAACCCATGATAACACGATAAATCCGATTGGCAGTGTGATTGGATATTTCAAGATGAATGCTGATGAAACAGAACTTTATGTTGCTTATATAAATTACAACGATTCCCTGCTCGAAGATCACGACGAAGTTGCCTTGTATATTGATGATAACGATGATGGTGTTTATCCACCAGCCGGGGACGATTCTGAAGGGAACTATTGGGCTGCCTACTATTCTTCCGGAAGTGTAATAAAATATCGTCCTATTTATGAAACCGGAGGAGTAGGAACGGTGATTTATTTGGACAACCCCCAGATTGCAGTCTCTGCCGATGAAGGTTATCTTGTTTACGAATTTGTTATTCCCTTCGGAGATGAAACCTGGGAACTTACTCCGAGTGCAGAAAACAAATCCTCACTTGCTATTTTTGTTCTTGATGATAACACTCCCGACCCCAATGGATTCGACGGATGGTGGCCCTTTGACAACATAAATCTCTTCAATCCGGCTGATTACGGCACAATTTCTTATGGAGTGGAAGTGCAAACTCCACCTGCTCCGGAAAACGTGAACCTTGTCGAAAATGTGGATGAAACCCTCACAATCTCTTGGGATATGCCGAATATTAACGATCTTGATTTCTTTAATATCTATCGCTCAATTGATCAGGGAAATTTTGAATTGTATGATATTACAGTGGGTATTTCTTTCATTTATTCCGACTTAGTCCCCAATACGGAATACCAATTCTATATAACAACCGTCAATCAAAGCGGGCTTGAATCCGATCCCTCGGAAATTGTTGAATATGTAATGATTGGAATCGAAAATAATGAGCAGTATGTTACGGAATTATTCAGTAATTTCCCGAATCCATTCAATCCCGACCAAAATGCAACAAACATCTCATTTAGTTTGAAATATAATTCCAAAGTGGATATTTCAATCTATAATATAAAAGGGCAGATGGTGCGGTCACTTACAGCCCGGGAATATACTTCCGGTGTGTATAATTTGATATGGAACGGCATAAATGAATCCGGACAAACCGTAAAAAATGGAATTTATTTCTATAAAATGAAATTGGATGAAAAGAATTTTGACTTTGGGAAAATGCTCTTGCTGAGATAG
- a CDS encoding GIY-YIG nuclease family protein, translating to MEVIKLNHYTYILRSERDNRRYYIGYTTDLKKRLKKHNGGGVPSSSKFRPWYIETAISFLSKDKALAFEKYLKSHSGRAFAKKHF from the coding sequence ATGGAGGTTATAAAATTGAATCATTACACTTATATTTTGCGAAGTGAGCGGGATAATAGAAGATACTATATTGGATATACAACAGATCTTAAAAAGAGATTAAAAAAGCACAATGGGGGAGGGGTTCCATCTTCTTCTAAATTTCGTCCTTGGTATATTGAGACAGCAATTTCATTTCTATCGAAAGATAAAGCTTTAGCGTTCGAAAAATATTTGAAATCGCATTCCGGACGAGCGTTTGCAAAAAAACACTTCTGA